The DNA segment ACCTGGAGTTCGTGGAAGGCGGCGTCCTCCACACCCAGCGGATCCTGCCCAACGTGCAGGTCCGCATCGGGCAAGCCGCACGCCGGATCGAGCAGGAGATCGCGCAGCCCGTGCGGGTGAAGCTGAACACCGAGGGTGAGGTCGTGGTGGAACCGGACCGGTAGCACTCGGCCCGGCGGCACCCCCTGGCAGGTGACGTTCGAGGGGACGGCGGCTCACTCGTGCCTGCGGGGTGATTCCAGAAATGGCAGAAGGTATCTGGGAACGCTACACCGGGGCGGAGGCGGCGGAAGCCCCGTTCACCGAACGCATGCTTGCCCTGTTCCGGCAGACCCTCGATGTCCCCACCGTGGCCGTGGAGAGCGTCTCTGACGCTGGTTCCGAGAGCGAGCGTCGCCTCCTCACCGCTCCCGCGGACGAACCCGACGACGGCTGGAAGACCGTTCAGACCAGGGCGTTGCTGCCCACCCTGCAAAGGGAGCTTCGGGACATGCTCCTCTTCCTGCAGCTTCCCGCGGCCTGGGCGGCCGTGAGCCGGGCGGAGCCCCCGTTCGTCACCGTCGAACCCCCCTGCCCCCAGCCCCACGGGCCCCCACTCCCCCATCCCCACGCGGTGGAGAGGCTGCTTGGGCCTCTCTTCCGCTGGCCCGGCACGGACGAGGTCACCGAGCTGGCCCTACCCGCCCCAGGAAGGACCGGCTCTCCGGCCACCCTGTTCTGGTGGGTGGGCGGATTCGCGGCCGGCGACCCCGACCCCCACTCCCCCGGACTCCTGTACCTCCACCTGGTGGCCTCCGTTGCGGGCCCGCCGCCCGAGGACCTGCGGCAGATCTTCGCCCGGTGTCTCCAGCGTCTGGGTGAGATCATCCTGGGTTGGACCCGCGTGCGGCAGCTCCAGCACCAGGCCCACCTGGGCCAGCTCCTGAGCGTGGTGGCCCACGAGGTGCGGAACCCGCTGGCCACGGTGCGGGCCTCCCTTCAGCTCGGGCGGGCCGAGGCGTCCCCGTCCCTCCGCCCCCTCGTGGACCAGGCGATCCGGGAGGTGGACCAGACCGTCCAGTTCATGGAGCTTCTGCTCCGGGCGGCGCGG comes from the Limnochorda pilosa genome and includes:
- a CDS encoding sensor histidine kinase — protein: MAEGIWERYTGAEAAEAPFTERMLALFRQTLDVPTVAVESVSDAGSESERRLLTAPADEPDDGWKTVQTRALLPTLQRELRDMLLFLQLPAAWAAVSRAEPPFVTVEPPCPQPHGPPLPHPHAVERLLGPLFRWPGTDEVTELALPAPGRTGSPATLFWWVGGFAAGDPDPHSPGLLYLHLVASVAGPPPEDLRQIFARCLQRLGEIILGWTRVRQLQHQAHLGQLLSVVAHEVRNPLATVRASLQLGRAEASPSLRPLVDQAIREVDQTVQFMELLLRAARPQAAAPESLDLDRLVEETLQVYAGACRAQQVETRLLCPTDLPRVVASAVLLRQALGNLLRNAIEAMPRGGKLTVSLRRRGSEQVEIAVTDSGPGLSEEAQRRLFEPFYTSKPGGSGLGLAVVKHIALAHGGDVSVQSRPGEGATFTLTLPLAQGGRSLRMG